The Branchiostoma lanceolatum isolate klBraLanc5 chromosome 5, klBraLanc5.hap2, whole genome shotgun sequence region GGTATCATAATTGATGAACATAGCACAGGAATCTTGCAATACCATTCATGACTTTGAATGAAAGTGGCTTCTTTGTGACATTATTCTTGACTAGAGCAATATTCCTTACCACAGATTTCGACAACGCAGCGTGTTATAACGGGTACTGTGGGAGTAAAGATTTCGTTGATCAGGTCATGGCCCGGTATCTTGATTCTGTTGGCGTCAACGTTGCCAACATCAACGGCGTCATCATCTTAGACTCCATCCTCAACTTTAATGACACCCTAGGGGCACAGTCACTTCCCGAGACCTTCAAACAGGTGAGCCATAACACTATCAGCTAGCATGCGATAAAAACAATGGTTGGGGCTATAACCAAAAAGGATATGATGTCACGGTGTCAACGTTCGATAGTTGACCAATAAACATGTCGCCAACAAATAAAAATAATCATTATAATAATAAAAAGACTGTAGCTAGGATCATGATAAACGCGGCATGAAGGCTTCAATAACTTTCCTCAAATATAAAATCATTGTATTTCTGGCAGGTTCCTGGCTTAAAGGAGGGGTACGAGAGTGTAGAACAGGACGGCTTCCGGGGAAACTTCATCTTAGTGGCCGGCCGACAGGAGTACGACTTCCCGCTGTACTCGGCGTTCTACAACAGGTGGGACGCGGCCGGACATCCTCAGTACAAACGGCAGGTAGGAAGGAAATATAACTTACAAATTACAATGCTATTGCAGATGTTTTCATCTTACAGGGCATGTTATACCAAATGAACCAACGAACGTCCTTTGTTTCAGTCGGTGCTATTCCCTCTGAAGGATGTGGTCTCAGCTGTAGAAACACAGTCGGATCCTAACTGGGAGGTGTACAAGCAGTTCATCGGTAACGACCTGACGAGTTTCTGGAACTCCAGCACGGACATCAAGGCCATGCTGCTGACTGACACACGTAAGTAGTACTGTAgaggcatcctcactagatagctttaaacaatgcatgcagttagataggcgaaggttagatgtgaaAGGTCGTTCGGTGCAATCTGACCAGAtcctgccgcgccgcgtgcctgcgaagctggtgtgttacgccgaagggcggttataccggctaaacagATACAAAAGTTTTCCCTCTGCGTAGGCGGTTCACGTTCAGgtaacaaaaaaattgacagaCAGTAAACTTTCAAAAGAGATAATTGCACTTGTAAATGGCCTACAGACAATATGGTTGATTTTACATGGTGTGCATCAGTGTCCAATCGTGGAAGAGGGAGACCCAACCGCGGGGTTGATGACAAGATGGTCTTGACGGACGCCCGGCTTGAATTCCTCAAGAAGATCACAGATGCGGTCACCAGAACAGTGATGGACCTAGCTGAGTTCAAGCTCGAGTGTAAAGGTGATATCATTCGTTGAATAGTTATGACATGCTTATGATTTTATAATTGCAATGCTATCCTAATTGTCTTGGAATTAAATTACTGCTTCCTttcactactacatgtatatatatatcataagaaCTATTTTTCTCACTCTAAGATTTGTAATTCTAAGACTTGTCTTGACACGACACTGTTGCTGTCTTCTGTTGAGTTTAGATCCTATGACTGCAGCTCCCCCATCCTTCCATGAAGGAACCGAATTGACCGGGATAATTACCCTACCTCAGGGGGATCGAAACATGACTGCCAAAGTGGACACATTCACATCTTCCGGAAGGATTGTGATTTCTGTGGTGATAACCACGCTCGGATGGGAATATACCTTTGCAGGTACTGTACATACTATATTAGTTTCAACTTGAACGGGTGTCAAAACATTTCCATGCTATCCATTGATCACATATATATTTCAAACCATACTTGAAGCAGGCGTGGATACGACATTTCAAATATCAGGCAAGAATTGCTACATAAATGAGCATGATATCCATTAAAACCATTTCGGCTCAATATCTTTCCCTGCAAGGACGCTTCAATGGAGATAATCATCGTGTGGCGCTAAGGAATCCAACCCCTGACTGGGACGGAGTGAATTGTGTCTTGTCGGGTCACGTGAGTATAACATTGGGATTTTAGTGTTTCTTTGACTTACGGAATGGACTTATACTGGTACTACGTTTTATACTGTTTGGGTCATAAACCTTCGTTTGAAGAGGTTATTGTAAGATACAACGTTTTTTCACGTTACTTAGAACGACTCTTTAACGAACATTGCATTTGTTCTCAGCTACATGAAGTAAACAAGGGAGTATTGTTTGTGGGGGAGATCAACGGAATGTGCGGTGACGATT contains the following coding sequences:
- the LOC136435227 gene encoding uncharacterized protein translates to MALTFIVICAIFTIGVTGAVDPWTTTGDLSRLLNDHFGDNRHHVTNPAAKSAAVNFIENTFKGYGMQVVNEDFDTDNPNFRGKNVVGMWPGRLTGTRLDRPIVLTAHYDSRRDRAAVQDNGSGLAALMEAARLITSQPCVQEYLVVFAALDFEFDEGPDFDNAACYNGYCGSKDFVDQVMARYLDSVGVNVANINGVIILDSILNFNDTLGAQSLPETFKQVPGLKEGYESVEQDGFRGNFILVAGRQEYDFPLYSAFYNRWDAAGHPQYKRQSVLFPLKDVVSAVETQSDPNWEVYKQFIGNDLTSFWNSSTDIKAMLLTDTRK